One Vibrio campbellii CAIM 519 = NBRC 15631 = ATCC 25920 genomic window carries:
- a CDS encoding glycosyltransferase family 2 protein, translated as MKTTLIITTYNWKEALKSVLESVKRQTVLPDEVIVADDGSREDTKAMIDQMREGFPVPLVHSWHEDNGFQLSMSRNRAIAKASGDYLIMIDGDMVLSQTFIESHKRVAKPNWFVQGGRVLTDEACSREIMENGLVPSVFSKGIRNRKNCITNSLLSNWFSYERNNDKATRGCNMAFWRQDVIEVNGFNQDFVGWGREDSEFVHRMLNSNKSRLYLKFAGVGYHLYHVENSRASLGQNDEILDNTIKNKLKRCENGVDQFLEA; from the coding sequence ATGAAAACGACTTTAATTATTACCACTTATAACTGGAAAGAAGCTTTAAAATCCGTGTTAGAAAGTGTAAAGCGCCAAACCGTTTTGCCTGATGAAGTTATTGTGGCAGATGATGGTTCTCGTGAAGATACCAAAGCAATGATTGACCAAATGCGCGAAGGTTTCCCGGTTCCACTGGTACACAGTTGGCATGAAGACAATGGCTTCCAGCTTTCTATGAGTCGAAACCGTGCAATCGCTAAAGCATCAGGCGATTACCTAATCATGATAGATGGCGACATGGTATTGTCACAAACCTTTATTGAGTCCCACAAACGCGTGGCAAAGCCAAATTGGTTTGTTCAAGGCGGTAGAGTTCTGACTGACGAAGCGTGCAGCCGTGAAATTATGGAAAACGGATTGGTTCCTTCTGTATTTAGCAAAGGGATCCGCAACCGCAAGAACTGCATCACAAACTCGCTGCTATCGAACTGGTTCTCATATGAACGCAACAACGATAAGGCGACTCGCGGCTGTAATATGGCGTTTTGGCGACAAGATGTTATCGAGGTGAATGGCTTCAACCAAGATTTTGTCGGCTGGGGACGTGAAGACAGTGAATTTGTTCATCGCATGCTTAACTCAAACAAGTCACGTCTTTACCTAAAATTCGCCGGAGTGGGCTACCACTTATATCACGTAGAAAACTCTCGTGCGTCATTGGGTCAAAACGATGAGATCTTAGATAACACCATTAAAAACAAACTTAAGCGTTGCGAAAATGGTGTTGACCAATTTCTAGAAGCGTAA